The following are encoded in a window of Lagenorhynchus albirostris chromosome 3, mLagAlb1.1, whole genome shotgun sequence genomic DNA:
- the LOC132518179 gene encoding glycine cleavage system H protein, mitochondrial-like: protein MALRVARSVRAAVCSLRAISAPNAPCPPRPWGLRAGAVRALRTGPVLLSGRKFTDKHEWVTTENGVGTVGISNFAQEALGDVVYCSLPEVGTKLNKQEEFGPLESVKAASELYSPLSGEVTEINEALAENPGLVNKSCYEDGWLIKMTLSNPSELDELMSEEAYEKYIKSIEE, encoded by the coding sequence ATGGCGCTGCGAGTGGCGCGGAGCGTGCGGGCCGCGGTCTGCAGCCTGCGCGCCATCTCTGCGCCCAACGCGCCCTGCCCGCCGCGGCCCTGGGGACTACGGGCGGGCGCCGTCCGGGCGCTGCGCACCGGTCCCGTTCTGCTGTCGGGTCGTAAATTCACAGACAAACATGAATGGGTAACAACAGAAAACGGTGTTGGAACAGTGGGAATCAGCAATTTTGCACAGGAAGCTTTGGGAGATGTTGTTTACTGTAGTCTGCCTGAAGTTGGGACAAAATTGAACAAACAAGAGGAATTTGGTCCTTTGGAAAGTGTGAAAGCTGCTAGTGAACTCTATTCTCCTCTATCAGGAGAAGTAACTGAAATTAATGAAGCTCTAGCAGAAAATCCAGGACTTGTCAACAAATCTTGTTATGAAGATGGTTGGCTGATCAAGATGACACTCAGTAACCCTTCAGAACTAGATGAACTAATGAGTGAAGAAGCAtatgagaaatacataaaatctatTGAGGAGTGA